Proteins encoded by one window of Lepeophtheirus salmonis chromosome 3, UVic_Lsal_1.4, whole genome shotgun sequence:
- the LOC121114736 gene encoding palmitoyl-protein thioesterase ABHD10, mitochondrial, with protein sequence MPPYSSQISLTDGRRNSLKSDDQVEYVPVELSYIEVVPGRKVAYRKHVGSKGPTILYIPGFLSSMELKKIIDVEKFAREHGYSNVRFDPESCGFSGGSRETIEFEHWIEDALCMIDRVCDPKEPILIISSSVGSWISTIVAQKRPDRIHSMLFIGPAFNIIWKAFIYHYKIMSDEEKKRVDDGEYLVVNLKYGGKNYLRKDFSEKTKQFEIDTASPININCPVRIIHAVPDRDVSFETSLQIASNIATTDVDVILRKEGDHRLNTDNDTTQQLYEIHRLITQYPIKN encoded by the exons ATGCCTCCATATTCATCACAAATATCTCTGACTGATGGCAGAAGAAACAGTTTGAAATCAGATGATCAAGTTGAATACGTTCCAGTTGAACTGAGTTACATCGAAGTGGTTCCCGGCCGAAAAGTCGCCTATAGAAAGCATGTTGGTTCCAAAGGACCAACTATTCTATACATTCCTGGGTTTTTATCATCAATGGAACTTAAAAAGATCATTGATGTAGAAAAATTTGCCCGTGAGCATGGATATTCCAATGTGCGTTTTGATCCCGAGTCCTGTGGTTTTTCTGGAGGTTCTCGGGAAACCATTGAATTTGAACATTGGATTGAAGATGCACTCTGCATGATTGATAGAGTTTGTGATCCAAAAGAGcctattttgattatttcatcTAGCGTTGGTTCATGG ATTTCTACTATTGTTGCTCAGAAAAGACCAGATAGAATTCATTCAATGCTTTTTATTGGACCtgcatttaatataatttggaaAGCATTTATCTATCACTACAAGATCATGTCTGATGAAGAAAAGAAACGTGTAGATGATGGAGAATACCTAGTCGTCAACTTAAA ATATGGAGGCAAAAACTATTTGCGAAAGGATTTCTCAGAAAAGACTAAACAATTCGAAATTGATACTGCATCTCCCATTAACATCAATTGTCCAGTCAGAATAATTCATGCCGTTCCTGATAGAGACGTATCCTTTGAAACCTCTCTTCAAATTGCCTCAAATATCGCCACCACAGACGTTGACGTAATTCTTCGGAAAGAGGGGGATCACAGACTCAATACGGATAATGATACTACTCAACAGCTCTACGAAATTCATAGACTTATTACTCAATATCCcatcaaaaactaa